The window TGGGACCTCGGGGTATGCCTACCGTCAGATGTTGGAGTAGGTAGGGAAATAATAATACCCTAATGTTTATAAACTTTGGGTTTAAAACTTGGTAGTAATTTGACTTAAGATATTTTGGTTTGTAATATTAAAAGATGATAGATGTTGTTTTAACATATTCCTGTGGATCTGGGGATTGTGGTTAAGACTTGTAGCTTTAATATTTTATCTATCCGTAGTACTTTACTGTTTAATCAATATTATGGATATTCTTCTAGTTAGTAATGTGGGTTCGTCACGGGTTGGTATCAAAGCGATAGGTTTGAGTCACTGAACAACATAGGATAAATGAATATAAGATAGGAATTTAGAGGATAGGATGAACTTAGATCATTTGGGTTTTTGGGATGTTAGAATCTATAGGATTTCTAACCCTTTTATTTATAAccacgtatatatatatatatatatatataaatatatatatatataactgtttGACAGGAATCATCCTCATTGACTCTCGGATTCCCTACTACTGTGCCATTCCCTCGTGAATGGTAAGGATGGTTGATCGACTGGAAGGCGAGAATGCGAATCTTTGACATAGGGTGGACCAATTGTACAACGAGGACTTTGATGATGAGCCTAACCGACCCCGACTGATAGCCAGGTTTGAGGAGATCATCTAGATGGCTAAGGACCGATTGGCATTGATGATTCCACACCGTGAGAGAGAGAGTCGGGTCACTCTTATCGCCATTATCGATGAGCTCCGCTGAGTGATTAGCCATCTCCGTGGCCCTGTTTCCCCATCATCCTCTTAGACTATTATATAGTCTACTTATTTCCAGCATCATTGTTGATTAGTACTTTGATTTCCATTTCGTACCTTGTACCCGGATTGTTTCGGGAAGACTTTATTCGCACTTTATTTCCTGTTCGTACTTTATTCGCACTTTTCATTCGAAATAATGTTAATTTTGCACTTTGATTACCCTAATAATATTGCCTTCTCATTACCATGCTATATGCTTGCTTAGATAGAATTTTGTTGTTTAAATTATGTTGAAACCTTTAGAACTTGATCATGTTTAATCTTTCTCTAAGTTATCCCTTGAATATACATTTGCTTATATAATTGCATTTGTTAGTTGTGATACCTTGTACTTTAATAAGTTGCACCTCATCATggaataacaataataatagaCCTTTGCGTTGTTGAACACACCTTGAATAAGACCTTATTACTTAATATTTACTCTTATTATAACTTGTGTATGCAAATATTGAACTCTGAATAAACCTTTCTTGTCTATATTCAGAATCATGCCCTTCGTAGAGCTTGCAATACCAGTACCGGGGATCATGAAGATCCACCACCCAACTTGGCTCAACTTATGCAAATACTTCACCAACAATCTATTACCCTTGCTCAACAATAACTCCTCCTTAGTAGCAActtcaacaacaacaataacaactacCTCCACCACCACCAACCCCTACAACTTTCAAATCATTCAAAGCTGTGAAACCACCGGAGTTATGTGGGACTCAAGACCTTGTAGAAGCCCAATCTTGGAttaaagagatggagaaagctttcacgCTAGCTGTTGTAAGTGAAGAAAAGAAGGTCGACTATGTGTCTAATTTTCTGAAAGGCAaagcgaactattggtgggagtcagccCGTGCTTCAGAAGAAGAAGAAGTTATCACTTGGGATAGATTTAAGAAGAttttcttagacaagtatttctcgAGTTATATGCAGactcaaatggaattgaaattcTTTCAATTGAAGCAAGAAGGAATGAATGTGAGAGAGTACGAGAAGAAAttcactgaattggctaggtttgttggAGATTATGTGGACACGGATGAAAAGAGagcgaagagatttcaacaaggattaaaGCCTTGGCTACGAAGAAGATTGGATGCTTTTGAATTGACCACATATGCTGAAGTGGTCTAGAAGGCAATGGTAATCGAAGGAGAAAGTGATCAAAACttgaaggagaaagagagtaagaaaataaAGTTTGGAAATAATCACTACACCAAAAACAACCTGTTGTAACCAAAACAAATGTTATAACAGGGCCCTTTTAACGTTACTAAAGGCAAAAAACAGCCTAAGGTGACATAAAATTTAAGTTAGTTTTTTCGGTGATAGCTAAGGGTACCCAATCTAACATAAACGTCGCCTACTGTAACATGGCCTTTTCTGTTACCCTAGGCCCCTAAGGTAACAAAAAACAGTCCAAATGTAACGTAAAATGTATGTTACATTAGATATCCCATAAATTTTCAAAATGACGTGgaatgctgacgtggcatgctgacgtggcatgcaACGTGGCATGCTGGTGTGGAAGTGTGGGGCCTACATTGATGACGTGGCATGTGGGTCCTACTTTTATGGTGTATTTTAAGAACCTATGGTAACATTTTTAGTAGCTAATGTAATATTTGTAAGCAAGCTACTGAAACATTTTACACTGTCTACGGTAATAATTTATGAAGCTAATGTAACACTTTGACAAATATGAAATTGAAAATGTGCTATTGGTATTTAAGCAAACCCAAATTCAATAAAACATCCAAAACAGCAAACATCTAACAAACATCCTCCCAAAACATCCAACCATCCTACTAAAACATCCCAACCCCCTACTAAAACATCCAACGTCCAACAAAAGTTAAACTACATAAACAAAAGTTAAACTAGTTCACGGCTTAATAGATAGTGTTATACGCTTATAAACTTGAAGGTAATTAGTAGACCACTTGATAGCTTCTGTCGACTTGTCGGACTCTGCTGCTGATTCTGTCGAATTTTCAGACTCGTCTAGGTTGATCTTCCAAGAGGATAAATTACGGGAAAAAAATCTAACAATACATCATATGTAAAATGCTACTTCATTCGGATATAGACCCTGGTGATGTGAAAGATCCTATTTAATTGTATTAAACGGATATTTCACATCACATGGAGTTTTGTTCGAATGATGTAGCATCTTATGTCTGATACAATGTGAGATTTTTTCTCATCTTTTTACTCTCCATGCTGCCCTAAGTCAAAATCAATTaaatcaaaatcagatttttGATATCAAAATCAGATTTTTGGCAAGTAGAAGAAGTGATTGTATATTCTGTGATaagtatttatatttttataccTTGCTTCTCTTTGTAATAATTATCATCCTTTAGAATTCCATCATTGCTAACAATGAAGTCAAAGGCAAAGTCAATCGGATGACCCCCTTTGCTACACCCCTGATTGAATCTTTATCATAACTAATACAGTTAATGTATTACATTAACTAGTCGTGCTCCACCTCCAGCCAATAGAATACAGTTGGTTACGTTAATCTGTCAACCAGtggttaaataaataaaatctcgATAAGTTGTTTAAAAGAGAAAGTCGTAAAACCATGTTTCCTTGCAAATTTTGTACACATAAACTTTGTATACACTAACATACATGCATTCTCCTTAAGCACCGGACAAGTTACTTAAAGTTATTGTCAAATCTACATTATGCCAAAGAGGAGATGCACCTACATGTTGAATTTTCTCTCCCATCATTCCTTTGTGTCAAGCCTGCGGTTATCAAGAAAGGTACATATAAACATAAAAACATTAACTTTGAATGAATTAATGTATAGCTTACCAGACATTTTAAGAAAGGTATTGAAGAATTATAtgcaaaattttataattatgtagtCAAGTAGAAGGGCTTCGAGGCAGGGGAATACCAGAATTGGTGTTGACAAGGTTGAAatcttaatttttttaaatttatatataaattaaGTAGGGTGGAAATTCTATATTTAGTGATGTCAAAGTTTAAATTGaagtatattttttatattagtATATAAAATGCAACATATAATATATCTACTTCAAAAATCTCACAGAAATGGAAAAAACAAGATTTGTTACATATAGAATGTTTTGGCaaagtaaaataaaaattgaCATTACAGATACATGTCACCACAGAGCAAAGAAGTTGTGCATACTAGTCATGATAAACACCAGCAAAACCTTGATTGAGTATAAGAGGAGGTGTATTCGGTGTTGATCTCCAGTACTCCAagtcttcatagaattcttcatGATGAACTTCTGAAACAATAGAAAAAAATCATATATTTAGGTGAGAAATTATAATCGGAAAGGTTCGTTAACAAATATAGCATTAACACATTATCACTGGAAACTTGACATAATTAACTGACAAATATTAAAAGTACTTTCCATGAATTTCTAGCTCGGAAGGCTTTAGAGGATAGCTGGATGACATGTTCTGAATTAGAATCCAACAATTACTAGATGTACCAGTTATACAAGGTGCGAGTGACTGATAAAATGATGGAACATCATGCATGTCCTGACAAGGGGGTACAGCGCCCAGTTTGCTACATTAAGGAACCAAAGCGTGTTAGACTAGTTTGTTTATCAAAAAGAAAGGAGATAGAAGAACAACACATGAAAAAGTGAAAAGAGTATAAAAGTTAAAAAGTAGTCATCATTCCCGGACTCACCTAGTATAACATTGAGAATCTGCTGTTTTAAGCCAAACAAAAGTATCTTCTTCTTGAGCTAAAAGGCTCTAACAAATTTTCTCAGTCAACGAAAGTGATTTGTGCAACATAACTTGTTTGCGTCCTGCCTGCTGGTGAGTTTAAAACAAAGTAGCCTCCAGGATTCAACAGCCGGTCAACTTCAATAAGGAACATGCCATCTGAATTTGTAACAAAAAAATGAAGCATGAATAAAGCATAAACTAAAAAAGACAGTGCCCAGTGTTATTACAACCTGATACTGCTATCAGAACTTCAGAAATCACAAAAATTGGGCAGATGCATGCCACAATATAGACGCGAATAACAACTATAGACTATGTTAAGGGACTTGGCTGGAATTTTCCAACATGAATACATGTACAAGAATTGgtctttttttaaaaatatagtaTGTTTTGACCCAAAATACAGTTTTGTATATAATTCATCCATCTCTCCATTTCCACACGAATCTCTAACAGTTTGAAGAAGAAGTTTGGCTTCTGTCATCCTGTTTATGTGCATCAAAGGCTGTGTgaaaattgatagaaaaattgGGCGGTTTTTTAGCCCGCTTCTACCAAATTGGCAAGTGCCCAATATTTATCCGCCTAAGCCCAATATTTGGGCGGTCTAACGAGTacaataaatttataaaattatattagaaaaaattaGTTACCTATATATAAGAAGTTTGGCTTCTTATGAACTCAAGGTTTCAACCATGGTGGCTTGTATAAATGAGCAATATGTGATCTTGGAGAGGTGTTATACTTTTATGTTTCCAAGTCATACTCATTGTTCATGACATTTGGCAATGATTCTATGAAGATCCGAATGTGTGATACGTTGTCTTTGAAAATTTTATGACTTTCGGCCATGTTTCATGATTTTCGGAAGTTTTGCTTTTAAAATAAGGTTTTGTAGATTTCCAGACCTTGCATGCAATGTTTCTTTGATGATTTATGATGCTATAATCCTTGTGTAGAAAATTTAACCATTGCATGTTGGTTTATGAGAAGATCCGAAACAAAATGCCATAAGTGATGTCATTGtgctttgatacttgatttttgtGAGTTATATGCCATGATTACTTTGATAAAATGCTATTTTAGACTATATATGATGATATGAGCTTATGGTCAGTAGGTGTCATGAAGTTACCATGCATGTTTACTTCGAATTTTGCTTTAAAATGTTAAGTGATGGCTTGTCTTGTGATGTGTTACCTTGCTTGTGTTTATAAGTGATCTTCATGCTTAATAAATTGCAAATGGACCTTATATGTTGTTAGTCAGTAGTTGTTAGGGTATTTTAAGACTTTCATTGGTTGGTGGTTGTTTGATTTTGGTGTAATGAAGGcagttaaggtggaaggagacTCGTTGGTCATAGTAGGAAGAATTTTGtactagaagtttaggtcattttagTTGAGTTTTAGTAAGGCCTTGGTAGGCCTCAGTTCAGGGGAGTTGGGACTTAGTTCATGCATGTGTCCAGTAGCTTTAGAATCAATAAAAACttgcatttggttaggtgcacacaCACAAATCCGAAAGTAGCTCAGAATAGGGCACATTTGGGTAAACTTGAATTTTGGTCAATAATAACTAAATCTTAAGTTGGGCCTTCATGGGGCCTTGGTCTAAATAGATATAATGAAGTCTTAGTAAATTTAACAAGTCATTAAAACCATTAATTGAACTAGATAAATaagttttaagttggtaaaatcAGGGCAATGTAGTACTCAGGGAAGGCAGAACTGTGCCAACTTGGCATGGAGGCCTAGGGAGGCCTAAGTGAGTCCATGAtatcaaaaaaatttcaaaagtTAGCTTAGAGTCATAAGAATTCATAGGAGTCAGAGTATAGCAAAGGCACAAGGTAGAAATTCATGTTTCTGCCAAGGCACTCAAAGGGGTGCCAAAATGTGCAACCAGGGGAGTCTAGCTGGTTCATTGGTTATTAAGAGTCCTTATAAGTGAGGCCTCTGAGTCATATCACCTCAGTGAGATAGTCTAGAGTCTTTGCAAGATTTTTGAATTGGTTAGGAGTGAAGGACTTAGGTGGAGATACCTTATTTCCACCAAAACACCCAAAAGTCACATTTAGGAACTTAGTAAGGTGTATTGCATTGTATGTGTGTCCTGTGTGAGGCCTTGACCTCATAATTAGTTTGAGAGTTAGTTTTAAGTCATATAAATTAGTGAGAGTCAGATTGGGCAAAGgccctgtaataaccccaatttttgggaaatttttgaaacccttattaatagtgtttttgctgaatgagaaaacttttcatgccacactatgtaggggttctgatatggatattctgagattttattagtactttatatgggatataagtgtatgtaaagatcgtcagaatccaaatccgaacactttgatttttcccggaaatacactagatacggaaagatttgagaaaaaggtaacaggataaaaaggatttaaattaaaggattataggagaggatcataaaaggaatataatatattgagaaaggttaagggaacctaagtaataagatcccgggtatgatccctcaaacgataaacgaaaacgaaagttaagcgaaccgtataacagatcagcggtcattaggcaaacgattaggaagttaatcaaggggattagtggggatgatgtcatccaaccaatagaaagaggacaaggaggggaggatgacatcatgaggatgacacaagcatgacatgggaaggaaggagatgtggtggctttttaaccacacaaaatcaagggcaactaggtaatttactaaaacaaacacaaaaatcaaaccaaccaagccaagcaaatcatttttcatcaaaatcaaaagaaaccaaggcattgttcttcatgctctcggccaaaacagaaccagaacactaaaactattgtatctccttcatttctcactcaaatattgtgttctatagctcattggaaaggtattgagatggcctacaactcttgttcacaagtctcgtccaaataatcatggtaagaccctcatatttacagttctttaaatcggacttttagaaacttcaaagcctaactttgtgttcttgatttctttggaaagatcaagcttgtaggaggctccctaaggcttcctagcaacttaacacctcccaaggaaggtataaacttcaaaccctagcctttactttatttgttagtaagtttaatggttggtgttgtgaaatgagaagcatggattgtgattattagtagtttggtttgatttagaagtgttttggtaattgaagcttgattatagttcataggtcttgattgtggttgtttgagttgaaaaccttggagattatggactgatgtggtatggtttaggtgaagttttgttgtattgatggttatgagttggttggtggttaattggagtagtttaaacattggtaatcgcgtaaacatagccgtcgtaacgtccgattttctttggactgtttttgtgcataacattaggacccgagaaccccctgctagattattaccactgccatgtttagatagctcatgttacgagcttcgttttgatatgtagttcgttcgattccgatgcacggtttaggagaaacgaccgtttcaagtaacggcgtttcacgaacgaaacttttcccctcgccttactttgaaagataggttaaagaccaaaaagggttaattaatgtatgaaacatttatggtaagtgtgttaggcaggtggtaagacactcgcgaaggaatcgccttaaaactcgtaaaggttaaattattaaaaatggtggagccgagggtactcgagtgacttaagagaatcagtaagcacaaaacaagcgttagagtctaagttagttaaagtatagatttacaagtgactttggtttaattccaacttacttgttgtttataggttaccagactcgtcccgagccattcgtaacccccagtcgctcaggcaagttttctacccgttatactgttgtggtgatgtatatgtgtatatgcatgatcttgcgataaatgcatatttgttattagcaaattcttgcgatatattgtagcatgtgatatggtatatatgcatgcctgatttatattcttggtttatatatctgttggttcaaatgcttatagttgcataatacctatgctagagataagcggtatttgagtttacccttagtataggggataaaaggtgaacatatttctaaaccgggaggcgaggctcccgagtataatatatatttttatatatatattgatatagtttttaaaactattaattgaataaggtttattcgataactttattttatttaatgaatattattacgaatattcattcgaggacttatgactccttttattttattatttgaatattattcgaatattcattcgaggacttatgactccttttattttattatttgaatattatttgaatattcattcgagggcttatgactcttttatattatttattgaatattatttgaatattcattcgagggcttatgactcagtttatattatttaatgaatattatttgaatattcatttgaggatctatgactccgattatttgctgagatatattctgtattttattaaagaataatgtttcgataatcaaacttattttcgattattcaaataaagatagtactttcatataagtatatctttggttatttaatactcatttcaagtataagtcttacaacttctacttcaattatttgtataaagattattctttatgggaatattatttaaataataatattcagacattttctaaatatattgggactgatttacttcattaaatcagcattactccaaacactctttaaagtgttttcgagtcttcaaaatgatttttaaaagttagaggagatcccaaaactcatttttatatttaagatcttccttttaaaggggatttaaatactcgttcaaaacctgagggatccggctctatggtgtattttatattcgcaacaaggttgctgttttgataaatgaattgattacttgcccaatgttcgggaagtaagcccatctaattgagtcggcataagcgacaggccggggtacggtctatcaaagtgtaagtggctgggtggcagtccatcaacgcgtgagtggccgggtaacggtctagcgcgaggtcctaatgcggccagggtgatgaccggtgaggaattcatccatctacagtagaaaaggttacttattggtatctttgcctgatcagcaagatatctggtttatgccaaaattcttttcctttccaaaattcattggatattataactctgttcatactttacatgacagagattttcaggaaatgtatga is drawn from Apium graveolens cultivar Ventura unplaced genomic scaffold, ASM990537v1 ctg4774, whole genome shotgun sequence and contains these coding sequences:
- the LOC141702200 gene encoding uncharacterized protein LOC141702200, whose amino-acid sequence is MEKAFTLAVVSEEKKVDYVSNFLKGKANYWWESARASEEEEVITWDRFKKIFLDKYFSSYMQTQMELKFFQLKQEGMNVREYEKKFTELARFVGDYVDTDEKRAKRFQQGLKPWLRRRLDAFELTTYAEVV